In Plasmodium brasilianum strain Bolivian I chromosome 12, whole genome shotgun sequence, the genomic window TgcttataatttaaattaaattttttttttttttttttttttaaaaaaacgtttaaaaaagaaaaattatgacATTTCAACGCTTGTTGTACTCCATTTTTGCTTAATTTCAACTAGCATATaagatttaaaataaaaaaaaaaaaattagagagACAAACAAGTGTAATAGTGGTACTATTTTCTTCAACTTTAGCGTCTAAAATAAGCCTATACAtgtgtgtttatatatatatatatataaatgtatctCTGTGCGAGCACATAAGTATGCATAAAAATTCATACAAATGCTAAGAAATACTTACGAACTCATGGCTCCATGTATTATGCATAATAAATTcgtacataaacatatgtagAATAGgtttacattaaaaaaaaatccaaaATGGTGCTACTGAAAattctgaaaaaaataaaagaaaagcaaagaaatataagaataataatctTAGGGTTAGATAATGCTGGTAAAACTACCATAGTTAAAAGATTATTAGGAgaggatatatataaagttagTCCGACGTTTGGTTTTACTATTGAgactttatattttgataatcattttattaatatttggGATATAGGGGGACAGAAAAGTATCCGACATTTctggaaaaattattatgaaaacgTTGACggaattatttatgttattgaTAGTAGTGATTTATTTAGAATACAATTATGTTCATATGAgttaaaacaaattttaaaagaggAGAGATTATACGGATGTTCCTTACTTATTTTATCAAACAAAGTGGATATTAAGAATTCCCTAAATATCGGCAAAATTGTGGAGGTACGTAAAAGtttaactatatttttacgTTGTAGGTTGGGCATTTTGCGCTCCACGTATGAATTGTACCTACatgaatatgtatgtatgtgtatatacatatttgtatatacctatatgtatctatatatgtatgtatatatatttatatgtacgtatatttatatgtacgtatatttatatatacgtatattcatatgtacgtatattcatatgtacgtatattcatatgtacgtaaatttatatgtatataaatcaaattgtgctttaatttttactcATTCGAACTTGATTCCATTGCAATATTAATACTAGCAACTGTACGCACTTTATATCATGCGATTAACACACACATTACTTCATTGATGCACTTGCTACTTTAGTTTTGTGCAATATTATGAATGTAGATACATATTTgcgataaataaataaatattaattttttgcttCATAGATTTTGAAGTTAAATGAAATGAATATTGACAGGCACTGGTATATAAATGAGTGCAGTGCTTTTTCTGGAAAAGGTTTATTAAAATCTTTTATGTGGTTAATTGATGACATAACTTGTAggattaataataattactgatttagtatttttttaattttttacttttttgattttttacctttttacgtttttacttatttatttatttactatattttttgattttttttttttcttttgtgttataatatagttttaatgttaattgtttatattttttttttctaaattaatTACAAACAATATAAGATATTACATGAACacgtaaaaaattaaagtatagtattagtaaaatttaggtatatacatttacatatacattagTTTATatagtgtatatatgtatgcatatgtatgtaactgttatgtatatatatacattgtaAACACAGTAAAACataaactaaaaaaacaaatggaTTTTTAAGTGATATATATCACAAAAAGTACAagtactttattttttgcaaaattatacttttttcagctttttaaaatattgtaaaatgtGCTAAGTTTTTTTGCGGAAATATCCGTTTTTGAGCGttttaaattgttatattttttttacattaaaaaaaaaaaaaaaaaattaatcctCTATATCATGTCTTTCGGAAAATTCTAATTGTCTTATTACCTCTTTATCCAAAAAATCGTATACATTTT contains:
- a CDS encoding ADP-ribosylation factor, translated to MVLLKILKKIKEKQRNIRIIILGLDNAGKTTIVKRLLGEDIYKVSPTFGFTIETLYFDNHFINIWDIGGQKSIRHFWKNYYENVDGIIYVIDSSDLFRIQLCSYELKQILKEERLYGCSLLILSNKVDIKNSLNIGKIVEILKLNEMNIDRHWYINECSAFSGKGLLKSFMWLIDDITCRINNNY